One Candidatus Binataceae bacterium genomic window, CGTTAATGGCGAGTACTCGCTCGATCGCTTCCGTTTTCTGCTCACCGGCTACGAGTCGGTGCGCACGCTATCGCTTGCCGAATGGGACGCATTTCCCAACGAGCTCAGGTTCTCTTCGCTGCGCTTCACGATCACGCGCCTGCACGATTTCTTCCTCCAGCAGGGCGGCGAGAATGTTCAGCGCGCCAACAAGGACTTCCGCGAGTTCTTCGATCGCCTGCGCGTTCTACGCCGCGAGCGCGAGGGTGGGATGGAACCCCTTCTCATGGCGATGGCGACCGGGTACGACTACCGTAAGTATCAGAAGGTAAAGGCGAGCGAGCGCCGCCAGGCCTGATCGCCAGCATCGCCGACCGGCTGCCTCATCCCGAAATGCGGGACACCACGTGGCCTCACTTGCCGAAAGTCTGAACTCCCGCGCTCCGGTTCTTTGGATCGAAGTCTCGCCGCCGCGCGGCAGCAACGCCGAGCCTTTGCTAAAGCACCTCGCCGAAGTTGTCGGGCACGTTGACGCGATCAATCTCACTGACAATTCGCTCGGAAAGGTGAAGATGTCGGGGCTGGTCTTCGGCTCGATTATCAAGGCGCGTCTCGGGATCCCGGTCGTGCTTAACATGTCGTGCCGCGATCGCAACCGCTTCGCGCTGAAATCGGATCTCCTGGGCGGCGCCGCGCTTGGAATCGACGCGGTCGTTGCGTTGACCGGCGACAAGATCCCGCCCGGGGCCGACGGGACAGTGGCGGTGAGCCATGATATCGACTCCTTCGGCTTGCTCAGGATGATCGCCGATTTGAATCGCGGCGACACTGGCGAGGGCAAAGCGCTTTTGAAATCCCCGCCATCGATCTTCGCCGGATCGGTCGCGAATCCGAATCGCAAAAATATCCAGCGCGAGTTCGAGCTGCTCGAGCGGCGCGCCACAGCCGGTGCAAAGTTCATCATCACGCAGCCGATCTTCGATCTCGAAACGGCGCGGAGTTTCCTCGCGCGCGCCAATGATC contains:
- a CDS encoding methylenetetrahydrofolate reductase gives rise to the protein MASLAESLNSRAPVLWIEVSPPRGSNAEPLLKHLAEVVGHVDAINLTDNSLGKVKMSGLVFGSIIKARLGIPVVLNMSCRDRNRFALKSDLLGGAALGIDAVVALTGDKIPPGADGTVAVSHDIDSFGLLRMIADLNRGDTGEGKALLKSPPSIFAGSVANPNRKNIQREFELLERRATAGAKFIITQPIFDLETARSFLARANDHKLKTVLGILPIKREAMAAYMKVNVKDLSSASGHLDRYAGKSEEEVRADSLASNLALMTSLAGEVAGFNIMSGGGPSLAIELALKFNAWRKENFK